The region CCTGGCTCTTGTTATATTACAAGGGTCCTACACCTGTGATTAAATATTCGCAACAATAGACTAAACCATATGAATATGGATCGGGATATTTTGCAAAAAAGACGCTCCGATATTCTAAACCAGTATGTTACCCTGACTGAAAATGAATTAAAAAAGCTTGATGATGTCTCTTTATTAAGACATGTTGAAAAAGAACAAATATTAATTGGTTCATCACAAGCAGCAAGGAATATGATATTTTTTGCACGGGGTTATCTTCGTTTTTTTCATTACCTTGAAGATGGAACTGAAATAACAAGTGATTTCTATTTTGCACCAGGATTTGTTACATCATTCACCAGTTTTGTGTCTGGCAAGCCCACCAACGTAAATGTACAGGCTATGACAGATATGGAGGTATTAAGCATTGAAAGAGAGCAACTTTTACGTTTGTATGATGATTCACATAATATTGAACGTGCAGGCAGAATTCTTACGGAGCAATTTGCAATGAATTCAGAACTACATCTTTTCAGTCTTCTTAATTATCCTGCAGAGCGCCGCTACTTAGAACTTTTTGAGCAACATCCGGAATATATAAACCAAATACCGTTAAAATATTTAGCATCGTATCTGGGAATCAAACAGGAGACGCTTAGTCGCATTCGTAAAAAATTATTACGTAAATAATTTTTTTTTGACTTATGTCAAGAGATATTTATGTTTAAATTTTTTGCTTTGTCATTGAATTCCATGCAGGTAGATTTTCTAAATCTATTTAAAGCTTAATGCTAATTTTTATATTCTAAAAGTTAGAAAACAAAAATTAATTTATCATGAACATATTAATCATTAACGGGCATCCGGACAAAGAGAGTTTATGTAATGCAATGGCTCAGCATTATTACAAAGGTGCAAGAGAAGTAGGAGCAGAGGTAGAATTATTGCACATCCGGGATCTTAATTTCAAAATCAACCTCGAAAATGGTTATCGTCTTGAAACGCCACTCGAATCTGATTTGGTAAAGGCTCAACAATTAATTCAAGAGGCTTCTCATATTGTTTTTATCTATCCGGTTTGGTGGCAAACCTACCCTGCTTTGCTAAAGGGATTTGTCGATCGTGTGTTTTTACCCGGCTTTGCTTTTAAGTATCGCCAGGGCTCGCTGTTCTGGGATAAATACCTGAAAGGTAAATCGGCTCGCATTATTGCTACAATGGATACGCCTAATTTGATATCAAGACTGATTTATAAAAGACCGGGAATTAACTCGCTCAAAAAAGGTATATTGAATTTCTGCGGTATCAAACCGGTTAAGGTTAACACTTTTTCGCCTGTTAAA is a window of Salinivirga cyanobacteriivorans DNA encoding:
- a CDS encoding Crp/Fnr family transcriptional regulator, with product MDRDILQKRRSDILNQYVTLTENELKKLDDVSLLRHVEKEQILIGSSQAARNMIFFARGYLRFFHYLEDGTEITSDFYFAPGFVTSFTSFVSGKPTNVNVQAMTDMEVLSIEREQLLRLYDDSHNIERAGRILTEQFAMNSELHLFSLLNYPAERRYLELFEQHPEYINQIPLKYLASYLGIKQETLSRIRKKLLRK
- a CDS encoding NAD(P)H-dependent oxidoreductase, whose product is MNILIINGHPDKESLCNAMAQHYYKGAREVGAEVELLHIRDLNFKINLENGYRLETPLESDLVKAQQLIQEASHIVFIYPVWWQTYPALLKGFVDRVFLPGFAFKYRQGSLFWDKYLKGKSARIIATMDTPNLISRLIYKRPGINSLKKGILNFCGIKPVKVNTFSPVKMAKAEKVKDWLNKVQAIARREASKLKK